A section of the Nitrospinota bacterium genome encodes:
- a CDS encoding PAS domain S-box protein, whose product MEKNDRILYEQLKTVFSTGKASYYVGVIIAAILAFVQWPVTSHTTISIWLVFLYLVYIVRIKLIYSFFKIERDTIDHHKWLKIHLVGATFSGVIWGAAGIYLFPEQSLPHQMLLALVLAGIISGNVGTQSAIFSGILLYNIPLAVPFCIKSITLGDQIHVIIGLMSFIFLSLMLYTGWLINGVTLSSFFANENLKEEIDERKRVEHALRESEEKYRQIVENANDIILSLSTDGEILYSSPNWKEILGHDLSNVTGKTLNSFLHPDDIDINNLMLRQSKINKQKVTHMELRLRHLDGTWKWHTANGSNIYDEKGNILGFTCILRDITSTKKTDEEKQKLIMELDETIDELQIAKDSAESATKLKDQYVSLVSHDLRTPLAGILGLAKLLLGKNISPDKKDEIIKRIVDMSDRLLEMINRLLDINRLQSGTVKLNLRMVDAYLLSAQAIGHLSYMADSKKIKLINDLKEKTFLQADPDLLAQVLQNLLSNAIKFCNAGDTVTIFQPENNPYVLAVSDTGIGINPNHLEDLFRHEVTTSKPGTNGEPGTGFGLPYSFDILKAHKGRLWVESKVDAGSTFFLELPRNGQSG is encoded by the coding sequence ATGGAAAAGAACGACAGGATACTTTACGAACAGCTGAAAACGGTCTTTTCGACCGGAAAAGCATCCTATTACGTAGGGGTGATAATTGCCGCAATACTTGCTTTTGTGCAATGGCCGGTAACTTCTCACACAACGATTTCGATATGGCTCGTATTTCTCTACCTGGTTTATATTGTCCGGATAAAACTGATATACAGTTTTTTTAAAATAGAACGCGACACAATAGATCACCACAAATGGCTCAAAATTCATCTGGTCGGCGCCACCTTCTCGGGCGTAATCTGGGGAGCCGCAGGAATATACCTCTTCCCCGAGCAATCACTTCCGCACCAGATGTTGCTCGCTCTTGTGCTTGCCGGGATAATTTCGGGAAACGTCGGCACCCAATCCGCCATTTTTTCAGGGATACTCTTATACAACATCCCTCTTGCCGTTCCGTTCTGCATTAAATCGATAACACTTGGGGATCAGATTCATGTGATCATCGGTTTAATGAGCTTTATTTTCCTCTCACTAATGCTCTACACGGGATGGTTGATCAACGGGGTTACATTATCTTCCTTTTTCGCAAATGAAAATCTAAAGGAAGAGATCGATGAAAGGAAGCGCGTCGAGCACGCCTTGCGGGAGAGCGAAGAAAAATACCGCCAGATAGTCGAGAATGCCAACGATATCATCCTCTCCCTCTCCACTGACGGCGAGATCCTTTACTCATCGCCAAACTGGAAGGAGATACTTGGACACGACCTCTCAAACGTAACTGGAAAAACACTCAACTCCTTCCTCCATCCTGATGACATCGATATAAACAATTTGATGCTTCGACAAAGCAAAATAAACAAGCAAAAAGTTACCCATATGGAGTTGCGCTTAAGACATCTTGACGGGACATGGAAATGGCACACCGCAAATGGATCGAATATTTATGACGAAAAGGGGAACATCCTCGGCTTCACCTGCATACTTAGAGATATCACATCCACCAAAAAAACTGACGAAGAGAAGCAAAAACTGATAATGGAACTTGATGAAACCATTGACGAACTCCAAATAGCAAAAGACTCCGCCGAATCCGCGACCAAGCTGAAGGATCAGTATGTGTCTCTGGTATCTCACGATCTAAGGACACCGCTGGCAGGGATTTTGGGCCTCGCAAAACTTTTATTGGGCAAAAACATTTCGCCGGACAAAAAAGATGAAATTATAAAGCGTATAGTCGATATGTCGGACAGGCTACTTGAAATGATAAACAGGCTGCTCGATATCAACCGGCTTCAGTCAGGCACAGTTAAGCTGAATTTGAGAATGGTAGACGCCTACCTCCTGTCGGCACAGGCGATCGGACATCTTTCATACATGGCGGACAGCAAGAAGATCAAATTAATAAACGATCTTAAGGAAAAAACATTTCTCCAGGCCGACCCGGATCTCCTGGCGCAGGTTCTCCAAAACCTTTTGTCCAACGCCATCAAATTCTGCAACGCGGGGGATACCGTAACGATCTTTCAGCCGGAAAATAACCCCTATGTTCTGGCAGTTAGCGATACAGGGATCGGTATAAACCCAAACCATTTGGAAGACCTGTTTAGACATGAAGTGACCACCAGCAAACCGGGCACAAACGGAGAGCCAGGCACAGGATTCGGACTCCCCTACTCATTTGATATTCTAAAAGCGCACAAGGGGAGGCTTTGGGTAGAATCTAAAGTAGACGCCGGAAGCACATTTTTTCTGGAACTCCCTCGGAACGGCCAATCAGGTTGA